The sequence CACAAGGCTTAGGAGTCAAACCTGGGCTTGGGGCACAGGAAGCATAGGCTCCTCATGGATCAGGCTGGGCTCCAATGCTTCAACCAAGGTCACGGGTCTGGCaagaggcaggggagggaagCACCTCCAGGGCTTCTGGCTCTGAGTTCAGCAGTCTTGCCTTGAGTCCCTGTCCTGAGAGATGTGTCCTTGAGCTGCTCCAGAGCTAGGAGTGCTCTCTTCCTAAGTAAGCCAGAGTTCCACGAGTGCAGGATCTGGCCGCATCTACCTCCTTCATTCCCTTGTCTGCAGCACCCAAGGTGAGCCCAGCATATGACAGGTCCCCTCCCATAGCCATTCAAGGAATGGGGGCAACCTCAGGGTGCCCGGCAGACGCTAAAGAGGCCTTGAGAGGCAGGTGCTCGCTGGGTGGTGGTTGTCCACATCCTCAGGGCTTCAGGAGACCTTGCCCTGTACCTGCCCACCTGCACCTTGAGAGCTCAACAGGCACAAGGCAGTGCCTACCAGCTCTCCCCTTCTGAGTCAGTGCTCTCATGCCTTCTCGGGGAGTCCATTCCCCATCTTCTTTGGAAGTGTCCACCTTCTCTCCTCCAGGTGGTGGGGAACTGCCATCCTCCTGGGCAAGGATATGGAGCTGGTGTTTGGCCTGGATGCCCTTGCCTGGTTGGAGGTAATAAAGCCTAGGGCTGGCTTTCAACGTTGATAGAAGCTTGGTGGCAGGGGATGTACTGAGGACCAGGAGACAGAACAGCTGCTTTCAAGCTGCTGAGTACCCAGCCTGCTGTCACTTAAGTACTGCGTGTGAGggaatgcaatttttttttttttttttttttgacagagtgttgctcttgcccagcctggagtgcaatggcgtgatcgtggctcactacaacctctgcctctcaggttcaagcaattctcctgctgcagtctcctgagtagttgggactacacgtgtgtgccaccacacctggctaatatttgtatttttagtagagatggggttttgccatgttggccaggctggtcttgaactcctgacttctggtgatctgcccatcttggcctcccaaagtgctgggattacaggagtgagccaccacacccaactctaAGGGAATGCAATTGGGAGTCCATTTTGTTCTTGGAGAATTCAGGGTCTGGTAAAGGGACCCTATGGCAAATATTAAGACCATGGCAGGAAAGACAGAACGACAGAGCGGGAGCTGGGAAGGCGCAGCCCAGCCCTGGCATGGACAGGGCAGGGGTCCAAGAGGCCTGCAGGACACTGCAGAGTAACTTGCAGACAGGGTGAGAAAGGGCATGTGGGGGAGGGGCGGGCAGACAGCGCCTGATGCAGGCAATCCTGGGACCTGTGAGGCCCAGCTGTGAAGCCTCCCGCCGCGTTGGGGCACGGGGCTTCTGGGGACCAAAGTCTTGAAAAGGGGCCGGGAAGTTGGACAGGGAAAGCCCTTGGAGGTGGTCTGGTTACCTGGGTGAGCTAGGAGCCAGAGTCATCACATCACAGGCATCAGGGCCAGCATGGGCACCTAGAAGCCTGCAAACAGTGCCAGCCTCCAGGCACTGAGGTGGCCTTTAATCTTGCACTCACTCTCTAGGAAATGATGGGGCAGTATTCTGTGCTGAGAGAGGAAAAACACCCCCTTCCAAAAGCATGACAGGCAGAAAGCAGAGAAGGGCCAGGACTGGCTGAGGGCGGGGAACTGGGCCTCTGGGGTGGACACACCCTTGGTCACATTGCGAGGGTAGCTTAGTTGGCCAGTCCCACCACTGCAATGACCACAGTTGTGTTGGGCTCACACCAGTGAACCAAGGCTCTGGATTCTGAGAGTCTGAGGATTCTGTGAAGATCTCAGACTTGGGCTCACAGCAAGGATGCGTGAAATTGTCCATATTCAGATTGGCCAGTGTGGCAACCAGATCGGAGCCAAGGTAAGTAATGTCTGGTTACTAATCCTAGCTTTGCCACAATCCACAGAGGCGGACAACCAAGAGAATACCCTAAGTTAGCAGGGAAGACAATGAGTCGAGCAGATTTCATGTACTTGCTAAATATCAGACAATGCCTttgggctttaaaaaaattcttaaaaaaagaatttcacacgggaaaagaaggaaacaatctTTAAAGAGCTACAAGATACATTAAGGGCTTACAGTGTTAAGTTAATTTTCTCCATAGACACCTAGGCACAACACATGCCAACCATTACATTATATAATATGCTTATCATCTTTTTCTTtgcccactctgttgcccaggctggagtagagtggcagaatcatggctcaccacagcctcaacctcctgggctcaagctattctcctgcctcagcctcctgagtagctgagattataggcgggcaccactatgcctggctaattttttaattttttttgagagacagggatctcactttgttgcccaggctggtcttgaactcatgggctcaagtgatcctcccgcctccgacttccaaagtggtggggtgacaggtgtaagccaccgtgtgTGGCACTtttatcatcttttatttttttgagatggagttttgctcttgtcgcccaggctggagtgcgatggcgtgatctcggctcactgcaacctccacctcctgggttcaagtgattctcctgcctcagcctccccagtagtagtagctgggattacaggcatgcgccaccatgtctggctaatattgtatttttagtagagacggggtttcatcatgttggtcaggttggtctcgaactcctgacctcaggtgatgtgcctgccttagcctcccgaagtgctgggattataggcgtgagtcactgtacctggcttaCTTTTATCATCTTAACAATGAACTTCTCATATCTAAAAACAGTAATTTGTCTCAAAACAGCTTTttgaagttttttgagaaactttctaTACGCTGTCACTATGGTGTCTTTTCCCTCCCCTCTCATGTTTATTATagcccttaaaaaaatcaattactgTTTGATTAGTATGCAATTGAAAATTTAAGAGATAGAcctaaaataaagtttttgtgTACAGTAACATCATTAATTAAAATACACTCCCTGGAATATAAATGAGTTTTTCTCTCCCTTGCCCCCCTGCTTAAAATTTTCTACCAAGTATGTAACTTACTTGGCCAACCCCAAGAACACAGATGCCCGAGCCCAGGATCTCCAGTCTTGATTTTAAGATGGCCAACTGCACTGAGAAAATTTACCATgttctctttgctattgtgaagttACTTTTACTAATATGAGATGCATTAAAAGTAAGGTTTTaaaactctttgctattgtgaagttACTTTTACTAATATGAGATGCATTAAAAGTAAGGTTTTAAAACACCTACATTCATCATCCATCAatgacacttgggttgtttctgccttttggctattgtgagtaatgctgctaggAAACAACTAAGGCTTTTAAATGCAGGTGTTTTAAATCCGGGGCAAAGAACATTACTGCTTGAAAAGAAGTCCCCATTCCTCCATGCCTCAGGGGTAAGACATTCATAACACACAGGCAGAGAAGTGGGAGGCAGGAGCCCTGCTGCTCTGAAGCTGGAAGATAACACAGAAAGGGGCCCTCGAGAGACAGTGTTGGGTTTAGATAGGGTCTTCGCTCTCACTCTCAATTGTATTGTCTAGCGTTGAGAGTCCTGGCTGACTCATCCTTTAGAGTCATAAGAACTTTAAGACACATTTAATTTGGGGTATCTTAGaacttgaatttatttattcttccacTCCCTGAACAGTGCTGGCAGTTTACCACGAACTAGTGCCTTGTTATTAAGACCATGGCCAGAGCAGCGCTGTCATTTACAAGATATGGTTGGAGTTTTAAACATACCCTTGGGGATTTTACTGTATGTGAATAcattttcattgcattttaatATGTGCTTTTCAGGGTGATCAGAAGGAGTCTTCCCAGTAACTGTTTCCATATTAAGAGCTTGGCACGTATCTATATTAATAAGTACTGTGTATGAGATTGGAAGTGCTTTATGTTTCAAATAGTTACTAGAGGACAACAATGTGTAATTTTGAGTTATGTGTATACCTGATCATCAAAAATGCacattcctggccgggcgcagtggctcatgcctataatcctagcactttgggaggccgaggcaggtggatcacctgaggtcaggagtttgagaccagcctggccaacatggcaaaaccccgtctctactaaaaatgcaaaaattagctggtcatggtggtagacgcctgtaatcccagctacttgagaggctgaggcaggagagttgcttgaacccaggaggtggaagttgcagtgagccaagattgtgccactgcactccagcctaggtgacaagagtgaaacttgtctcaaaaaaaaaaaaaaaaaaaaaggccaggcatggtggctcatgcctgtaatcccagtactttggaaggccaaagtgggcggatcacgaggtcaagagatagagaccatcctggccaacatggtgaaaccccgtgtctactaaaaatacaaaaattagctgggcatggtggcgcatgcctgtagtcccagctactcaggaggctgaggcaggagaattgcttgaacccaggaggtggaggttgcaatgagccaggatcacgccactgtattccagcctggtaacagagcaagactctgtctaaaaaaaaaaaaaaaaaaaagtgctaattACTTAAAATCATGCACACAGGTCCAAGTTATGGGTTGCTTGAAAACGTTCATGAAAATAAATCCCCAAAGTGAAATGAGATATTATTGTGAAATCAGATAAGAATTGTTTATTTTCCTATAATGGAATCTATACTTTACTAGCTTGACGCATCATAAGGAGAAATTAAGAGCTATATTGACATTAAATTCTAAACAACAGCTTTAATATATATAATGGCCTGAACTTAATAGGAAGAAAATCCAATTTAGTATTCTGCGTTTGACATGTTATGTAAGGAGTTCAGGTGGGGAGAAAAGGCAGTCTTCATATTACTTCATCTTGCTTAGGAGAGGCAAAAAGTGAATGATGCCATGGTTATTTATGAAAAGGTCCAAAAAGAATGTCTTGGGGAGGGTCAGGCAACCCCAGGGAAACAGGCCTGGGGGTGCTAACTTTCTCTCTGGTTAACACAGCGTTTTTCTGGGTCCGTTTACTCTGACCTTCCTCCTGCTTTCAGTTCTGGGAGATGATTGGTGAGGAGCACGGGATCGACTTGGCTGGGAGCGACCGCGGGGCCTCAGCCTTGCAGCTGGAGAGAATCAGCGTGTACTACAATGAAGCCTACGGTAGGACTGGCAGGGCTCTGGGAGCAGTGGTCCCGCAACTAGGAACATAAGTAGAGGAAGGGCAGAGGCCCAGGAGATGGAAATGTCAAAGCAGTGATGTCTAGGTTCAGGGAGGCGACAGGCAGGGCAGCAGCAGGATCCCAGAGTGGTAGGTCCCCAACCCTTGGTCAAGAGGCAGGACTGGGGAAGGAGCTGCTGGATGGGGCACACACCTTAACACAAGCAGGTCAAGTACTCACTTCCCTTTGTGGCTTCACAGATGAAACCAGAATCATTTCCAGTGCGAAGGAAGAGAATCTCTGTCACTGGCAATACCACAGGGCAGACGATGGAAATTGTTTCTTGGGTATTCTATAGATTTGTGGTATTGTTGTTGGGGTAAAAAATATGTTAGATACTCAAATCTCAACCTACCAAGGGCCCCTTTCTAGAATATCCATGATTTTTTTGGACCAGTATCACAAAGTTCTCTTTTGATAAAACATTAACTTCTAGAAAAACAAATAGGCtgactttttcctatttttctacaCAGGTAGGAAATATGTGCCCCGAGCAGTCTTGGTGGACCTAGAACCTGGGACGATGGACAGCATTCGATCTAGCAAATTAGGAGCCCTCTTTCAACCTGACAGTTTTGTCCATGGTAGGTTTTTCCAGAAGGTTCCACCAGGAGCAGGGGGGATGCCTTACTGGTGCCCTTCCCTTTTCACTTTTCTTCCCCTGCTGGTTACTCTTTTTGGTCACAGGTAACTCTGGAGCTGGCAACAACTGGGCCAAAGGCCATTACACGGAGGGAGCCGAGCTGATTGAGAACGTCCTGGAGGTAGTGAGGCACGAGAGTGAGAGCTGTGACTGCTTGCAGGGCTTCCAGATCGTCCACTCCCTGGGCGGGGGCACAGGCTCCGGGATGGGCACTCTGCTCATGAACAAGATTAGAGAGGAGTACCCGGACCGGATCATGAATTCCTTCAGTGTCATGCCTTCTCCCAAGGTGTCGGACACGGTGGTGGAGCCCTACAATGCAGTTCTGTCTATCCACCAGCTGATTGAGAATGCAGATGCCTGTTTCTGCATTGACAATGAGGCCCTCTATGACATTTGCTTCCGTACCCTGAAGCTGACGACACCCACCTACGGGGATCTCAACCACCTGGTGTCCTTGACCATGAGCGGCATAACCACCTCCCTCCGGTTCCCGGGTCAGCTCAACGCAGACCTGCGCAAGCTGGCGGTGAACATGGTCCCCTTCCCCCGCCTGCACTTCTTTATACCTGGCTTTGCCCCACTCACAGCCCAGGGCAGCCAGCAGTACCGAGCCCTCTCCGTGGCCGAGCTCACCCAGCAGATGTTTGACGCCCGCAATACCATGGCTGCCTGTGACCCCCGCCGTGGCCGCTACCTCACAGTGGCCTGCATTTTCCGGGGCAAGATGTCCACCAAGGAAGTGGACCAGCAACTGCTCTCCGTGCAGACCAGGAACAGCAGCTGTTTTGTGGAGTGGATTCCCAACAATGTCAAGGTGGCCGTCTGCGACATCCCACCCCGGGGGCTGAGCATGGCTGCCACCTTCATTGGCAACAACACGGCCATCCAAGAGATCTTTAACAGGGTCTCTGAGCATTTCTCAGCCATGTTCAAGAGGAAAGCTTTTGTGCACTGGTATACCAGCGAAGGGATGGACATCAACGAATTTGGGGAAGCTGAAAGTAACATCCATGATTTGGTATCCGAGTACCAACAATTTCAAGATGCCAAAGCAGGTCTAGAGGAAGATGAAGAGGTCATGGAGGAGgcagaaatgaagccagaagaTAAGGGACATTAACGGTGAGAGAAGCTGTGCCGTGGAGTCGCTTACAGAACAGTTTCACATTAGACGAGTGTTTCTCCTGCAGCACTCCAAAACCTATTCTGCACTGCAGCACAGTGAATGATACGCACTCATCATTAGCTTCGACACGGGGACTGCGGGAGACAGGTGGGGAACAGCTGACAGGCATTAGGGTCTTTGCTGACATTTACTAACCTTGAAGAGTTTGACATTCAATGCATACTTATTAgcttaaaaaaatagcaaatttatTGTAAAGTGCTCCCTTTGTTTCAAAGTGTTCACTGAGTATTTTATTACAtgccctgtgccaggcacccAGACTACACATGTGGATTTGCAGGAAGCCACTGGAGTtggtgttaacatttttaaactttagcAGCACTGATAAGCACCCTGGAATCCTCACTTGGTATCCGAGGGTTACTAAGACTCTTCCCTTAGGTTCTTTCCTTTGAGCAAATACTGCCTGCCGTCCTGCCTTCCTGTGCCTGCCAGCCTCCAGAAGAGCCAGGTGCCTGACTAGTACATGGGGAGCTACAGAGCCAAGGTCAATGTGAGTCAACATCCACTAGAAATATCCATGTTGTGTAGacctgtgcacacacatgctaactggaaaagaggaaaaaagaaaagccacagtCCTCTCCACAAAAACACCTGGtccaaacatgaaaaacaaaaagacaagcaaAACTAAAGAACTGCAGTCCTCTGATCTTTATTTCTGAAGAGCTAGCCTTTAACATATACGTTTATATAGTTTAAATTTCTTACTACTGTTAGATCCCAGTAATTCATTAATCACCATCCTTGGTTTTCCTTTTAGAGGCTATTTTGAAATGCTCTTTTCACTTTCATTCAGCCATCACCCCCCAAAATGCTCTGCAGCCTCTCTGCTCTGAGAAACGGCACACCATCCGCTCGGCAACAATTCAAATGCAGGAATTAAGCAGCAATGGCTGCAGTGTCCTTCTCAGTTACGGAGGACATCGTCTCATTAGAAAACTTTTACAGTTCAAATTAATTTGCAGAAGTTGCCATAAATGTCTGCATAATGACACAGCTTTAACCACTACATGATTTTAATCTGCTCACATTACAACAGGACCAAATACACAAGAGCGTAATCAAATCATCCGTAACTTCTTAATTACAGTTTACCTATTTCTGACATGCAGCATTGCCATCTCTTCCAGTACCATCAGGGTTTTAATGGCCCTCTAGAATTACCACTGAGATGCACTATTTGATCCATGGATAACTGGTAATGGGAAAATGCTCCGACCCTCAatgcagtaaatatttacttGCCGGCAACTGGGTTCTCATCTCTTGATTTGCTTTTGTAATTGGCAATAATAAAATAGCAGGTGGATGGATGACAGTTGcttattctgagaaacttcactCTTTTCACGTATGCATCATGAGGAAATACTAAAATACATACCAAGAGAAAAATACCTTGCCATCGGATCATCAACAAGTCTTCTATTTACAAACTTCAAAAAACACAACAATCATGTTTTAAATGCTTTCTACTTGTGGTTCAAGAAGTACTAGATTTAGTAAGAAACTCCACCTATACACTTTGTTTGAAGTTAGTAACTTCCTGAGATGCTAAAGACTTACAGCCTGCGATTATACAAGGATTTACACATGCTTCCTCTGGTGCTTTACTTCTAAAATCTAAAAAGGCAATGAAATAGGTATAAGGAGAGAGGaatttaaaccttttaaaaaacttttgctGACTTATATTACTGTAAAGATTTGTTTGCTCAATAGTAATCATTAAAGtacaaaataattcaattttaaatggcaaaattgctttatttcagactaaataaattccttttcttgaaGCCTAACCACCCAGACTGagtagttaaaaatatttagaaatgcatCTCACCATCCTACTCTTTCGTATGGtagaaatagatttaaaaacacaaaacacaaactaGAAACCTAAGAAATCTGTCCCTTTTGATTTTGAAGAGCTTACTCCTTTAGCAGTATGGTTGCTACGGCGACCTTGGTCTCTCAGAGACCGAGGTCTCTGAGCACAATCACCGAATTTTAGGGCTTATCCAATTCCTTCACTTTACTCACAAGGACTACGTGAACTAAGAGATTAACTGACAACCTCAAACATCTTCCAACTAGTTAGTGGGATACTCATTAAGTTGGTCTGATTGGGGTCACCTCATCATTGGGCACAGTCATCCTGCCAGTTACTCAGCACTGCTGGAGAAAGGAAGTTTATTTCATTATACTACTGGTTCAGGATATCTACTAATCACAGAGAAAAGAGCCTCTAAGAATCTCTGCTGGACAGTAAACTTGTCTTTTACTCAGTTAGTTCACTCCTTTCCATATCACAAGCCCTGTCCCTAAGTCTCACCTCTACCATCCGCCTCCTTAATAATATACCATCTATATACCAATAATCTACCAATATACTATCAATCTACTATACcatctatataccaataataccCCATCTGCCTCCTTAATAAATGACTTATCTCTAATTACCTGACTGGAAATAATTTAGCCTCTTTGCCTATTAGTTACTTTATTTGTCCTGTGTCAAAAAGGCCTGACAGCCTTTTGATTCATTTATGCCTGTTCTCTGTAATGGAGGATGCTTCCTAGTACCTTAATCTTGGGGACCACAGCACTGAACTGAGGTGCCCTAACTTGCAAGCAGGAGGATGACAGCTCCGAGGTGAAGGACCCCAAGGGCTCCTAACCCGCTGTTGTCCAGAGGCACCCTCTCACTCAATCGGCTCTGCCTCCCTGCTCGCTCTGTGCTGAGAATTCAGTAAAACCTACAGGTCAAGTGTTGGGACAATAAGTCATTCCCAGAAGCCGAGAACAAAGACATTCTATTTGGCTTAGCCTCGGCATGGCTGACAGTAGCCCAGATAAATTATTGTGAGCTTTAAGTACCATGTGAAAACTGGTCCCAGAACGGTGTTTCAAAATTTCCAGTTCAAATTTATTTCTCCATTCTCCAAAAACAGTTAAAATTAGGCAATTAACTTTTCAATGGTGTCTTACTTGCTCAAGCGCTTCCAAGTTTCAAAGAAAGGTAACGACATAACTTGCAACAATTTTCCATCcctaaataatgaatgaatgaatcactaTGGAAATATCAAGAAACTGATGTTGTGGTCACCGTGTCTCAGACCTACAGTCAAAACTCCTAGATTTTAACTTCAGTTTGGCTATCAACTCAATGAGCAAGTTATTAAATAGTTTTCAACATTTCCTAAGAGAAATGCTACCACAATATATTCATTTACAAAACAATGTGAAAAACATTTTGTGCTTAAATTCTGTAATTGTTCTTATCTATAGGTTTTAAGTGCACAATACGAGTACAATTTAGTATTTCTTCTTCTAATCAATGCTTTcagtatttaataattatttccatGTAGGTTACTGATGACCATGTCATTATTCTGACATGGCAACAATTCAAACATAAGGGACTACAAAGCCTCAATGACAGCAGATAATTTTGATCACCAATTAATGTCATGAAACAACTATTTTGAGACATTTTCAAAATCCTTTCTGAATCCCTTTGGTCACTATATATTAAATCTGCCTTCCCCTGC comes from Macaca fascicularis isolate 582-1 chromosome 10, T2T-MFA8v1.1 and encodes:
- the TUBB1 gene encoding tubulin beta-1 chain; translation: MREIVHIQIGQCGNQIGAKFWEMIGEEHGIDLAGSDRGASALQLERISVYYNEAYGRKYVPRAVLVDLEPGTMDSIRSSKLGALFQPDSFVHGNSGAGNNWAKGHYTEGAELIENVLEVVRHESESCDCLQGFQIVHSLGGGTGSGMGTLLMNKIREEYPDRIMNSFSVMPSPKVSDTVVEPYNAVLSIHQLIENADACFCIDNEALYDICFRTLKLTTPTYGDLNHLVSLTMSGITTSLRFPGQLNADLRKLAVNMVPFPRLHFFIPGFAPLTAQGSQQYRALSVAELTQQMFDARNTMAACDPRRGRYLTVACIFRGKMSTKEVDQQLLSVQTRNSSCFVEWIPNNVKVAVCDIPPRGLSMAATFIGNNTAIQEIFNRVSEHFSAMFKRKAFVHWYTSEGMDINEFGEAESNIHDLVSEYQQFQDAKAGLEEDEEVMEEAEMKPEDKGH